Proteins found in one uncultured Desulfuromonas sp. genomic segment:
- a CDS encoding PilT/PilU family type 4a pilus ATPase — protein sequence MKQTTFPVRKKPTTIIELLSLMRFQKASDLHLSGGLPPTLRIGGAMRSGDCPPFTPNEVEHLLDQILSTRHKELLRERMSVDLGIEIAEVGRFRVAVYFQRGLMTAAFRILADGMPSFTALGLPESLSGLPRLRDGLVLITGATGSGKSTTLATIIDEINRTSERTIITIEDPIEYMHGNLNSIVFQRELHTDVPSFASAMRDALRSDPDVILVGEMRDLETIRTAITAAETGHLVLSTLHSRDATSSVNRIVGTFPAGEQGQIRQQLSSSLRAVVSQRLLPGHVGGGRVPAVEIMFINTGIANLIRQAKDEMIYSAIETGLREGMQTMEQSLIRLVHNGHITMETALQAARRPDLLKQRLCIAGNL from the coding sequence ATGAAACAGACGACTTTTCCGGTCCGCAAAAAACCGACCACCATCATCGAACTGCTCTCGCTGATGCGTTTTCAGAAAGCCTCGGACCTGCATTTGAGCGGCGGCCTACCGCCGACGCTGCGCATTGGTGGGGCCATGCGTAGCGGTGATTGTCCACCATTCACCCCTAACGAAGTGGAACATCTGTTAGACCAGATCCTCAGCACACGTCACAAAGAGCTCCTGCGAGAACGGATGTCCGTGGACCTCGGCATTGAGATCGCGGAGGTCGGGCGTTTCCGGGTCGCTGTTTATTTTCAGCGCGGCCTTATGACGGCGGCGTTTCGTATTCTTGCCGACGGCATGCCGTCATTCACGGCTCTCGGATTGCCGGAGAGTCTGTCCGGCCTGCCCAGGTTACGTGACGGTCTGGTCCTGATCACCGGCGCCACCGGCAGTGGTAAATCCACCACCCTGGCCACCATCATCGACGAAATCAACCGCACCAGTGAACGCACCATCATCACCATTGAGGATCCTATTGAGTACATGCACGGCAACCTCAACAGCATCGTCTTCCAGCGCGAACTCCACACCGACGTGCCCTCGTTTGCCTCGGCCATGCGCGATGCCTTGCGTAGCGACCCGGACGTGATCCTGGTCGGCGAGATGCGCGATTTGGAAACCATCCGCACCGCCATTACTGCGGCGGAAACCGGCCATCTGGTGCTGTCCACCCTGCACTCGCGCGATGCCACCTCGTCGGTCAATCGTATTGTCGGTACGTTTCCCGCCGGCGAACAGGGACAGATTCGCCAGCAGTTATCCTCCTCGTTGCGTGCCGTAGTGTCGCAGCGTCTGCTGCCTGGTCATGTCGGCGGCGGGCGTGTGCCGGCCGTGGAGATCATGTTTATCAACACCGGCATCGCCAACCTGATCCGTCAGGCCAAAGATGAAATGATCTACTCCGCCATTGAAACGGGTCTGCGTGAAGGGATGCAGACCATGGAGCAATCACTGATCCGGCTGGTGCATAATGGCCATATCACCATGGAAACCGCCCTGCAGGCGGCGCGGCGTCCCGATCTGCTCAAACAACGGCTGTGCATCGCGGGGAATCTGTAA
- the pilO gene encoding type 4a pilus biogenesis protein PilO, which translates to MRKLTKLEKFGLIAAILVSGSYFYLNKVYDPQAKALKKTVAKLNSTIGQYNKLDEPPPLSPVKKAIEKKKQQCDALRQQLHEAGGRSGNAQETITLLDTVNRKAREQGLLVLQLVPLGPVDEELYDWESFELQITGFFPHLLQFIDSLKAMPQPIELRELSIIKSERLDGTITVKAQLLF; encoded by the coding sequence ATGCGCAAACTGACCAAGCTTGAGAAATTCGGGCTGATTGCCGCCATCCTGGTCTCCGGAAGTTATTTTTATCTCAACAAGGTGTATGACCCGCAGGCCAAGGCGTTGAAAAAAACCGTGGCAAAACTCAACAGCACCATCGGCCAGTACAACAAGTTGGACGAACCACCGCCGTTGTCACCGGTTAAAAAGGCGATTGAGAAAAAAAAACAGCAATGCGACGCCCTCAGGCAGCAGCTGCACGAAGCCGGTGGACGTAGCGGCAATGCGCAGGAAACCATCACCCTGCTCGACACGGTCAACCGCAAAGCCCGTGAACAGGGTCTGTTGGTGTTGCAATTAGTACCGCTGGGACCGGTTGATGAGGAGCTGTACGACTGGGAATCTTTCGAGTTGCAGATAACAGGCTTCTTCCCGCATCTGCTGCAGTTTATCGACAGTCTCAAAGCCATGCCGCAGCCCATTGAACTGCGCGAGTTGAGCATAATCAAAAGCGAACGGCTTGACGGCACTATCACGGTTAAGGCGCAGCTGCTGTTTTGA